Proteins encoded within one genomic window of Pedobacter africanus:
- the leuB gene encoding 3-isopropylmalate dehydrogenase, which produces MKLNIALLAGDGIGPEVIDQAVKVSNAVAKKFNHEIVWTSGITGAAAIDAVGEPYPDATHEICMAADAVLFGAIGHPRFDNDPKATVRPEQGLLKMRQKLGLFANVRPTFTFPSLIDNSPLKRERIEGTDLIILRELTGGIYFGERGRKDDGNTAFDTCTYTRAEIQRLAKLGFEMAMARSKKLCCVDKANVLESSRLWRETVQDMEKEYPEVEVSYEFVDAVAMRLVQWPSAYDVLITENLFGDILTDEASVISGSMGLMPSASIGVHTSLFEPIHGSYPQAAGKDIANPLATVLSAAMMFEDAFGLKEEAELIRAVVNKSLAEGIVTEDLAGKNKAYKTSEVGDWLAANI; this is translated from the coding sequence ATGAAGCTAAATATTGCCTTGCTGGCAGGAGATGGAATCGGTCCAGAGGTTATAGACCAGGCCGTTAAAGTATCGAATGCAGTAGCAAAGAAATTTAACCACGAAATTGTATGGACTTCAGGCATTACCGGTGCCGCTGCAATTGACGCTGTAGGCGAGCCTTATCCGGATGCCACGCACGAAATTTGTATGGCAGCTGATGCAGTACTCTTTGGCGCCATTGGCCACCCACGCTTCGACAATGATCCTAAAGCTACGGTTCGTCCGGAGCAGGGACTGCTGAAAATGCGCCAGAAACTGGGTCTGTTTGCCAATGTGCGTCCAACCTTTACTTTCCCTTCACTGATTGACAACTCGCCATTAAAAAGAGAGCGTATTGAAGGTACCGACCTGATCATCCTGCGCGAATTAACAGGTGGTATCTACTTTGGTGAAAGAGGCAGAAAAGACGATGGCAATACCGCTTTCGATACCTGTACCTATACCAGGGCAGAAATTCAACGCCTGGCCAAACTGGGTTTTGAAATGGCCATGGCCCGCAGCAAAAAGTTATGCTGCGTAGATAAAGCAAACGTTCTGGAATCATCCCGACTGTGGAGGGAAACCGTACAGGACATGGAAAAAGAGTACCCTGAAGTTGAAGTTAGCTACGAGTTTGTAGATGCAGTGGCCATGCGCCTGGTACAATGGCCAAGTGCATATGATGTACTGATCACCGAGAACCTGTTTGGCGATATTTTAACCGATGAGGCTTCCGTAATTTCAGGTTCTATGGGCCTGATGCCATCTGCTTCAATAGGTGTACATACCTCCCTGTTCGAGCCAATCCACGGTTCTTATCCGCAGGCAGCAGGAAAAGACATCGCCAATCCTTTGGCTACCGTATTGTCTGCAGCTATGATGTTCGAAGATGCATTCGGATTGAAAGAAGAAGCAGAATTGATCAGGGCTGTAGTAAACAAATCACTTGCTGAAGGGATTGTAACTGAAGACCTGGCCGGAAAAAACAAGGCTTACAAAACCAGCGAAGTTGGCGACTGGCTGGCAGCCAATATTTAA